GACCAGCCGCAATCCTCGGTCGACGGTCGGAACGGTCACGGAAATCTATGACTACCTGCGCTTGTTGTTTGCCCGCGTTGGCCGGCCATACTGCCCGAACTGCGACATCCCCATTACATCGCAGACTGTGGAGCAGATGGTCGACCGCATTCTGAGCTACCCGGAAGGGACCCGCCTGCAGGTGCTGGCGCCGATTGTTCGGGGGCGCAAAGGGGAGCACCAAAAGGTGCTCGAGGACATGCGCAAGAACGGGTACGTCCGCGTTCGCGTGGATGGAGAAACCCGTGAACTGAGTGAGAAAATTTCACTGGAAAAGAACAAGAAGCACAGCATCGAAGTGGTGGTAGACCGCATCATCGTCAAGCCGGATGTCGCGACGCGCCTGTCCGATTCGCTGGAAACGGCGCTTGGGCTGACAGGGGGCATTGTGGTCGCCGACATCATCGGACAGGAAGAACTCCTGTTCAGTCAGAACCTGGCGTGTCCCAACTGCGGGTTCAGCGTCGAAGAGCTGGCGCCGCGCATGTTCTCTTTCAACAGTCCGTTCGGCGCCTGCGAAGCCTGTTCGGGGCTGGGCGTGAACATGGAAATTGACGAAGACCTGCTCATCCCGGACCCCGCGCGCTCGATTGCCGAGGGGGCCATTGTGCCCTGGGCCGGGTCGAGTTCCACGTATTACCCGCAGCTGCTGCAATCCGCGGCTGCGTCGTTTGGCATCGACATTCATGCGCCCGTCGCGGAGATTCCAAAGGAAAAATTGGACATGCTGCTGTACGGTACCGGGCAGCGCATTCGCTTCACGTTTGAAAACGAGTTTGGACAGGTCAAGTCGGCCGAGATCCCGTTTGAAGGCGTGGTTCCGAACCTGGAGCGCCGCTATCGGGAGACGGCGTCGGACTATATCCGGGAGTTCATCGAGGATTTCATGAGTGCCAAGCCGTGTCCGGCCTGTAAAGGCAAGCGGCTGAAACCGCAGAGTCTGGCGGTTCGTATCGGCGATCGCAACATTGCCGCAGTGACCGACCTCTCTGTAATGGAGTGCATTCGTTTCTTTGAAAACCTGGCGTTGACGGAGAAGGAGTATCAGATTGCGCGGTTGATTTTGCGGGAGATTCAGTCCCGCCTCGGGTTCCTTCGGGACGTTGGACTGGAGTACTTGACGCTGTCACGCTCCGCGGGAACGCTGTCCGGCGGGGAGGCGCAGCGAATACGCCTGGCGACGCAGCTGGGGTCGAGTCTGATGGGCGTCCTGTATATCCTGGACGAACCGAGCATCGGGCTGCACCAGCGCGACAATGAGCGGCTGCTGCGGACGCTGGAAAACATGCGGAACCTCGGGAATACGCTGATTGTCGTGGAGCACGATGAAGACACGATGTTCGCGGCCGATTACATTATCGACATGGGCCCGGGTGCGGGCATGCACGGGGGCCAGGTGGTCAGTGCCGGGACGCCGGAAGAGGTCATCGCCGACCCGAACTCGGTCACGGGTCAGTATCTGTCAGGCCGTCGCTTCATCCCGGTGCCGGAGCAGCGCAGAAAGCCGGATGGACGATACTTGGAAGTGTTGAAGGCAACGGAAAACAACCTGAAAAACATCTCGGTTCAGATCCCGCTGGGTGTGTTCACCTGTGTGACGGGCGTGTCGGGCTCCGGAAAGTCGACGCTGGTCAACGAGATTATCTATAAAACCCTGGCCCGCGAGTTGAACCGCGCGCACGTGCGGCCGGGTGCGTCGGCTGGCATGAAGGGCCTCGAACACCTCGACAAGGTGGTGGATATCGACCAGTCGCCGATCGGACGGACGCCGAGATCGAACCCGGCGACCTACACTGGGGTGTTTGACGACATCCGTGACTTGTTCGCCACGACCAACGAGGCGAAGATGCGCGGGTACAAAAAGGGACGCTTCAGCTTCAACGTGCGCGGCGGCCGCTGCGAAGCGTGCAAGGGTGACGGCATCATCAAGATTGAAATGCATTTTCTGCCCGACGTCTACGTACCGTGTGAAGTCTGCAAGGGGAAGCGGTACAACCGGGAGACGCTGGAAGTCCGTTACAAGGGGAAAAGCATCGCGGACGTCCTGGAGATGACCGTCGAGGATGGGCTGCACTTCTTTGAAAACATCCCGCGGATTGCCCGCAAGCTGCAGACCCTTGCGGATGTGGGCCTGGGGTACATTCAACTCGGCCAGCCCGCGACCACGCTGTCCGGCGGGGAAGCGCAGCGGGTCAAGTTGGCCTCGGAGCTGCATCGCCGCAGCACGGGCCGTACGCTGTACATCCTCGACGAACCCACCACCGGTTTGCACGTGGCGGACATCGAGAAATTGCTGGCCGTGCTGCACCGTCTGGTGGATGCAGGAGATACTGTGCTCGTCATCGAACACAATCTCGACGTGATCAAAACGGCGGATTATTTGATTGACCTGGGACCGGAGGGCGGCGACCGAGGCGGACAGGTGGTGGCCGTCGGCCCG
Above is a genomic segment from Alicyclobacillus cycloheptanicus containing:
- the uvrA gene encoding excinuclease ABC subunit UvrA produces the protein MAHDAIVVKGARAHNLKNIDVVIPRDKFVVITGLSGSGKSSLAFDTIYAEGQRRYVESLSAYARQFLGQMDKPDVDAIEGLSPAISIDQKTTSRNPRSTVGTVTEIYDYLRLLFARVGRPYCPNCDIPITSQTVEQMVDRILSYPEGTRLQVLAPIVRGRKGEHQKVLEDMRKNGYVRVRVDGETRELSEKISLEKNKKHSIEVVVDRIIVKPDVATRLSDSLETALGLTGGIVVADIIGQEELLFSQNLACPNCGFSVEELAPRMFSFNSPFGACEACSGLGVNMEIDEDLLIPDPARSIAEGAIVPWAGSSSTYYPQLLQSAAASFGIDIHAPVAEIPKEKLDMLLYGTGQRIRFTFENEFGQVKSAEIPFEGVVPNLERRYRETASDYIREFIEDFMSAKPCPACKGKRLKPQSLAVRIGDRNIAAVTDLSVMECIRFFENLALTEKEYQIARLILREIQSRLGFLRDVGLEYLTLSRSAGTLSGGEAQRIRLATQLGSSLMGVLYILDEPSIGLHQRDNERLLRTLENMRNLGNTLIVVEHDEDTMFAADYIIDMGPGAGMHGGQVVSAGTPEEVIADPNSVTGQYLSGRRFIPVPEQRRKPDGRYLEVLKATENNLKNISVQIPLGVFTCVTGVSGSGKSTLVNEIIYKTLARELNRAHVRPGASAGMKGLEHLDKVVDIDQSPIGRTPRSNPATYTGVFDDIRDLFATTNEAKMRGYKKGRFSFNVRGGRCEACKGDGIIKIEMHFLPDVYVPCEVCKGKRYNRETLEVRYKGKSIADVLEMTVEDGLHFFENIPRIARKLQTLADVGLGYIQLGQPATTLSGGEAQRVKLASELHRRSTGRTLYILDEPTTGLHVADIEKLLAVLHRLVDAGDTVLVIEHNLDVIKTADYLIDLGPEGGDRGGQVVAVGPPEKVCQVKASYTGQFLAPILERDRNRAKAAQASAEKRSIHS